In Lycium ferocissimum isolate CSIRO_LF1 chromosome 11, AGI_CSIRO_Lferr_CH_V1, whole genome shotgun sequence, a single genomic region encodes these proteins:
- the LOC132035947 gene encoding ER membrane protein complex subunit 7 homolog, with protein sequence MALMHTILLSLIPLLALCSLLLPSASGSTDGYTINGRVKIPGFSLKGSGLAAKASNVKVILNSGQRVTFLRPDGYFSFHDVPAGTHLIEVSAIGYFFSPVRVDVSARNPGKVQAALTENRRSLSELVLEPLRDEQYYEMREPFSVMSLVKSPMGLMVGFMLVVMFLMPKLVENMDPEEIRKAQEEMRSQGVPSLSSLLPGAQRSN encoded by the exons ATGGCACTGATGCATACAATCTTGCTCTCTTTAATCCCACTTCTTGCTTTATGCTCTCTCCTACTTCCCTCCGCATCTGG GAGCACTGATGGTTATACTATTAATGGTCGAGTCAAAATTCCTG GTTTTAGCTTGAAAGGATCTGGTTTGGCAGCTAAAGCATCAAATGTCAAAGTCATACTCAATAGTGGCCAAAGAGTTACTTTCCTGAGACCTGATGGATATTTCTCTTT CCACGATGTGCCAGCAGGAACGCATCTCATAGAAGTATCTGCAATTGGCTACTTCTTTTCTCCA GTTCGAGTTGATGTCAGTGCCAGAAACCCTGGTAAGGTTCAAGCTGCATTAACTGAGAATAGGAGGAGCCTGAGTGAACTGGTTTTGGAGCCACTGCGAGATGAGCAGTATTATGAG ATGAGGGAACCCTTCTCCGTTATGTCTCTGGTGAAGAGCCCGATGGGTCTGATGGTTGGATTCATGCTGGTTGTGATGTTTTTGATGCCAAAATTGGTAGAAAATATGG ATCCTGAAGAAATTAGGAAAGCACAAGAGGAAATGAGAAGCCAAGGAGTTCCCAGTCTTTCAAGCTTGTTACCTGGGGCCCAAAGGAGCAACTAG
- the LOC132035946 gene encoding secreted RxLR effector protein 161-like has protein sequence MDNAHPLSTPMVIHSLETSKDPFRPQKENKELFGPEVPYLSAIGALMYLANATRPDIAFSVNLLARYSSFPTRRHGNRIKHILQYMKGTIDMGLFYANNGSADLVGYAYAGYLSDPHKARSQTGYLFTCGGTAISWRSTKQSIVATSSNHAEIIAIHEASRECVWLRSVTHFIKERCGLKRDTKIPTVLYEDTAACIAQLKGGFIK, from the coding sequence ATGGACAATGCGCATCCTTTAAGTACTCCAATGGTTATTCACTCGCTTGAAACGAGTAAAGATCCATTCCGACCccagaaagaaaataaagagctttttggtcctgaagtaccatatcttagtgCAATAGGTGCACTTATGTATCTTGCGAACGCTACAAGACCTGACATAGCGTTCTCTGTTAATTTGCTAGCAAGATATAGCTCTTTTCCCACACGAAGACATGGGAACAGAATCAAGCATATACTGCAATATATGAAGGGAACTATTGACATGGGTCTGTTTTATGCTAACAATGGTAGTGCGGATCTTGTTGGTTATGCATATGCAGGTTATTTATCTGATCCCCATAAAGCTCGATCTCAAACAGGCTATCTGTTTACATGCGGAGGTACTGCTATATCATGGCGATCTACAAAGCAATCCATTGTTGCTACTTCTTCGAATCATGCCGAgataatagctattcatgaagcaagtaGAGAATGTGTGTGGTTGAGATCAGTGACACATTTCATCAAAGAAAGATGTGGTTTAAAGCGTGATACAAAAATACCCACGGTATTATATGAAGACACTGCTGCATGCATAGCTCAATTAAAAGGAGGCTTCATAAAATGA